A single region of the Vicia villosa cultivar HV-30 ecotype Madison, WI linkage group LG4, Vvil1.0, whole genome shotgun sequence genome encodes:
- the LOC131598648 gene encoding uncharacterized protein LOC131598648: MGVCDIVLSNLTLIYVAVTFCVKGYEVLNGGSYGGVFVVIVSTTLVALILVATLTWDLSRKFNKCMFVVDQQQRQPRTLSYCKGGICWHGGMDRSPASQIHFKIPHHLPHVIL; the protein is encoded by the coding sequence ATGGGTGTTTGTGATATTGTGTTGAGTAATCTTACATTAATCTATGTGGCTGTAACGTTTTGTGTTAAAGGTTATGAGGTTTTAAATGGAGGAAGCTATGGTGGTGTGTTTGTGGTGATTGTTTCAACAACGTTAGTGGCTTTGATTCTGGTTGCAACCTTAACATGGGATTTGTCTCGTAAGTTTAACAAATGTATGTTTGTTGTCGaccaacaacaacgacaacctCGTACCTTGTCGTACTGTAAAGGTGGAATCTGTTGGCATGGAGGGATGGATCGGTCGCCGGCTTCACAGATTCACTTCAAGAttcctcatcatcttcctcatGTCATTTTGTAA